A region of Nitrosomonas stercoris DNA encodes the following proteins:
- a CDS encoding DNA polymerase III subunit delta gives MNSRSVTTQTDKTIVPLQVVLGDELLLVMEAADQIRTYARAQGYLEREIFTVEQRFEWGELFRWTQQSSLFGERRILDLRIPTGKPGKEGGAAIEQLCHALPRDTVIIVTLPTIDKRGRASKWFKALADAGKLTEIKSIRRDQLPFWIKQRLALQQQTVDQETLQFLADKVEGNLLAAHQEISKLRLLYPSGQLTFEQIRLAVWDVTRFDVLQLAEAMLAADKVRYSRILEGLQGEGVAPQLILAILSEQMRLLLKIHFAKNNRKGMSLEQAMTALHIWPSRQRLVASAFQRISYERLVQALLQAAAIDRMIKGVAAGNIWEELLSLGMCFVRNGNCVKLATSNNFLSTVNYQKQ, from the coding sequence TTGAATTCACGTTCTGTTACAACACAAACCGACAAAACGATTGTCCCTTTGCAAGTTGTTCTGGGGGATGAGTTGCTATTGGTGATGGAAGCGGCCGATCAAATTCGAACGTATGCCAGAGCACAAGGTTATCTGGAACGTGAAATTTTTACGGTTGAACAGCGATTTGAGTGGGGAGAGTTATTTCGCTGGACGCAGCAATCTTCCTTGTTTGGTGAACGGCGCATACTTGATTTACGTATTCCGACCGGAAAACCAGGTAAAGAAGGAGGAGCAGCCATAGAGCAACTGTGCCATGCCTTGCCGCGCGATACAGTCATAATTGTAACGTTACCGACAATTGATAAACGGGGGCGTGCAAGCAAGTGGTTCAAGGCTTTGGCAGATGCTGGTAAATTGACTGAAATCAAATCGATCAGGCGCGATCAATTACCTTTCTGGATCAAGCAACGGCTTGCATTGCAGCAACAAACAGTAGATCAGGAAACGTTGCAGTTTCTGGCAGATAAGGTGGAAGGCAATTTATTGGCAGCGCATCAGGAAATAAGTAAATTAAGGTTGCTGTATCCATCTGGTCAATTGACTTTTGAACAAATCAGACTCGCTGTATGGGACGTGACGCGTTTTGATGTATTGCAGTTGGCTGAAGCCATGTTGGCAGCTGATAAGGTGCGATATAGTCGTATTCTGGAGGGATTGCAAGGGGAGGGTGTGGCACCCCAATTAATTCTTGCAATATTATCCGAGCAGATGCGCTTGTTACTGAAAATTCACTTTGCCAAAAATAATAGAAAAGGTATGTCTCTAGAGCAAGCTATGACGGCATTACATATCTGGCCTTCCAGACAGAGATTGGTTGCAAGCGCTTTTCAGCGCATATCTTACGAAAGATTAGTGCAGGCTTTATTGCAGGCAGCAGCGATTGATCGCATGATTAAAGGAGTGGCAGCAGGCAATATCTGGGAAGAATTGTTGAGCCTCGGTATGTGTTTCGTGCGGAATGGTAATTGTGTCAAGCTAGCTACAAGCAACAATTTTTTATCTACGGTTAATTATCAAAAACAATGA
- a CDS encoding queuine tRNA-ribosyltransferase yields MKFKLHCQDHQARRGTLTLAHGTVETPAFMPVGTYGAVKGLSPETLQSLGAEIVLGNTFHLWLRPGLAVIEAHGGLHQFMHWNGPILTDSGGFQVFSLGELRKISEEGVRFRSPINGDACFLTPEISMHIQRVLNADIVMIFDECTPYPVDIHTAETSMQLSLRWAERSKAAHADNPNALFGIVQGSMYETLRDRSVAGLCDIDFDGYAIGGLSVGEPKADMQRILSHTAPQLPTDKPRYLMGVGTPEDIVHAVAQGIDMFDCVLPTRNARNGWLYTSEGIVKLRNSRYQLDTSPPDKNCDCYTCRHFTRAYLHHLQRTGEMLGAQLNSLHNLHYYQQLMANIRQAIETSQFEEFAYQFFN; encoded by the coding sequence ATGAAATTCAAGTTACATTGTCAGGATCATCAGGCGCGACGTGGCACGCTGACACTGGCTCACGGCACAGTGGAAACACCTGCTTTCATGCCAGTTGGCACTTACGGCGCAGTTAAAGGATTATCGCCAGAAACACTGCAATCCCTGGGGGCTGAAATTGTGCTGGGTAACACATTTCATTTGTGGTTACGGCCTGGGTTAGCTGTGATTGAAGCGCATGGTGGATTGCACCAGTTTATGCATTGGAATGGCCCTATTCTGACTGATTCTGGTGGTTTTCAAGTATTTAGTTTAGGAGAGCTACGCAAAATCAGCGAAGAAGGCGTACGTTTTCGTTCACCGATCAATGGCGATGCCTGCTTTCTGACTCCGGAAATATCCATGCATATTCAGCGCGTGCTCAATGCGGATATTGTGATGATTTTTGATGAATGCACGCCATATCCAGTTGATATCCATACTGCCGAAACCTCCATGCAACTCAGCTTACGCTGGGCGGAGCGCTCCAAAGCAGCACATGCTGACAATCCTAATGCACTCTTTGGTATTGTTCAGGGCAGTATGTATGAAACATTACGCGATCGCTCTGTAGCAGGCTTATGCGACATCGATTTTGATGGTTATGCCATTGGAGGATTATCCGTTGGAGAACCCAAAGCAGATATGCAGCGTATTCTCAGCCATACTGCCCCACAATTGCCAACAGACAAACCCCGCTACTTAATGGGTGTTGGCACACCTGAAGACATCGTACATGCTGTCGCGCAGGGCATAGACATGTTTGACTGCGTCTTGCCTACACGCAACGCACGTAACGGTTGGCTCTATACCAGCGAAGGCATAGTCAAATTACGCAATAGTCGCTACCAACTGGATACATCGCCACCGGACAAAAACTGTGATTGCTATACTTGCCGTCATTTTACGCGCGCTTATTTACATCATCTGCAACGTACCGGTGAAATGCTGGGCGCTCAGCTCAACTCATTGCACAACCTACATTATTATCAACAACTAATGGCCAATATCCGCCAGGCAATTGAAACTAGTCAATTTGAGGAGTTTGCATACCAATTTTTCAATTAG
- a CDS encoding S-adenosylmethionine:tRNA, whose product MKTDDFDFDLPAELIAQFPLAKRTDSRLLYVNSKQDSLRDATFKALPTFLTPGDVIVFNNTRVVKARLSGIKSTGGKVEVMIERIVDAHQVRALIRASHAPAIGSTLQLENEITAQVEARAQDIYTLRFMHTQPLTELLAQYGHTPLPPYIERAATLADESRYQTVFAQNEGAVAAPTAGLHFDQSMLDSLQTLGIKIAWLTLHVGAGTFQPVRSENIEQHHMHTEQYHIPAETVAMIQACKAKGGKILAVGTTSLRALEASALAGNGTLVAGSNETNLFVTPGFQFQIVDCLLTNFHLPRSTLLMLVSAFAGMGTIRHAYLHAIDQRYRFFSYGDAMLIEGNTYA is encoded by the coding sequence ATGAAAACGGATGATTTTGACTTCGACTTACCTGCCGAGCTAATCGCACAATTTCCCCTTGCAAAGCGTACAGATAGCCGCCTACTCTATGTAAATAGCAAACAAGACAGCTTGCGTGACGCCACTTTCAAAGCATTACCTACTTTTCTCACACCTGGAGATGTAATCGTATTCAATAATACTCGTGTCGTTAAAGCACGCTTATCAGGCATCAAATCGACTGGCGGCAAAGTTGAAGTAATGATCGAGCGCATTGTAGATGCCCATCAAGTACGTGCCTTAATCCGCGCCAGTCATGCTCCAGCCATTGGTTCTACCCTACAGCTGGAAAACGAAATCACAGCACAAGTTGAAGCACGCGCGCAAGACATTTACACCTTGCGCTTTATGCACACGCAGCCTCTGACCGAGTTACTGGCACAATACGGACACACTCCGTTGCCTCCTTATATTGAACGTGCTGCCACACTGGCTGATGAAAGTCGTTACCAAACCGTTTTTGCACAAAATGAGGGCGCAGTTGCTGCCCCGACCGCTGGCCTGCACTTTGATCAATCTATGCTGGACAGCTTACAAACATTAGGCATCAAAATCGCTTGGCTTACCTTACATGTTGGAGCAGGAACCTTTCAGCCAGTACGCTCTGAAAATATCGAACAACACCACATGCACACCGAGCAATATCACATTCCGGCAGAAACAGTTGCCATGATTCAAGCGTGTAAAGCAAAAGGTGGAAAAATATTGGCCGTTGGCACTACCAGCTTGCGTGCACTGGAAGCTAGTGCATTGGCTGGTAACGGCACGTTGGTCGCTGGATCAAATGAAACCAATTTATTTGTCACACCCGGATTCCAGTTCCAAATTGTAGATTGCCTGCTCACCAATTTCCACTTACCACGCTCTACTCTATTGATGCTGGTGTCTGCTTTTGCTGGTATGGGAACCATCCGTCACGCTTACCTGCACGCTATTGATCAGCGTTATCGTTTTTTCAGTTACGGAGATGCCATGCTTATTGAAGGCAACACATACGCATGA
- a CDS encoding leucine--tRNA ligase, whose product MQEKYHPQTIEQQAQQSWQETGVFNVTELPDKPKYYCLSMFPYPSGKLHMGHVRNYTIGDVLSRYRHMQGFNVMQPMGWDAFGLPAENAAMQKGMSPAKWTYDNIAYMRQQLQSLGLAIDWKRELATCDPQYYRWNQWLFLRMLEKGIAYQKTQVVNWDPVDQTVLANEQVIDGRGWRTGAVVEKREIPGYYLAITHYADELLADLEQLSGWPERVKAMQANWIGKSLGVDIVFLPDETSGMPQPLKVFTTRADTLMGATYVAVAAEHPVALHAAQRQPDLAAFIESCRQGATMEAELATQEKKGMATGLYVLHPLTGERLPVWVANYVLMGYGEGAVMAVPAHDERDFSFARQYSLPIKPVIQPEQGELTAPLAEAFVEYGVTFDSGEFSSLKSADAVDAVAAALQRKGQGEKRVQYRLRDWGISRQRYWGCPIPLVHCDSCGVVPVPDDQLPVMLPEDLVPDGTGNPLTKTPVFYECACPRCGQSARRETDTMDTFVDSSWYFIRYASHDQQTAMADQRANYWLPVDQYIGGIEHAILHLLYARFWSKVMRDLGLVAFDEPFANLLTQGMVLNEIFFRKTASGRLQYFNPTEVDIQHDADGKRMGAVLRADGQPVESAGIGTMSKSKNNGIDPQEIIEQYGADTARLFMMFASPPTQTLEWSDAGVEGAYRFLKRLWRLVYQHKQQGEGKLAAADMVSPQEYSAELRDLRYQLHQTIAKVTDDLERRHTFNTAIAAVMELMNKLANVQEATPAAYQLAQKVLENSVLLLSPIVPHICHVLWSELRPGTMLLEQPWPQVDEQALIQDEIEMVVQVNGKLRGQIRVAKEADRATIEQLALAHKLVQKNIAERPIRKIIVVPERLVNIVV is encoded by the coding sequence ATGCAAGAAAAATATCATCCCCAAACAATAGAACAACAAGCACAGCAAAGCTGGCAAGAAACCGGTGTGTTTAATGTGACCGAGTTGCCAGATAAGCCCAAATATTATTGCTTATCCATGTTTCCTTATCCTTCTGGCAAGTTGCATATGGGACATGTACGTAATTATACGATTGGTGATGTTTTATCGCGCTACCGTCACATGCAAGGATTTAATGTGATGCAACCCATGGGATGGGATGCTTTTGGTTTGCCCGCTGAAAACGCTGCGATGCAAAAAGGCATGTCACCAGCGAAATGGACCTATGACAACATTGCTTATATGCGGCAGCAACTGCAAAGCCTAGGGTTGGCTATCGACTGGAAACGGGAATTAGCCACCTGTGATCCACAATATTATCGCTGGAATCAGTGGCTGTTTTTACGCATGCTGGAAAAGGGAATTGCCTATCAGAAAACACAGGTCGTAAATTGGGATCCGGTTGACCAAACGGTATTGGCGAACGAGCAGGTCATTGATGGGCGAGGATGGCGCACTGGAGCCGTTGTCGAGAAACGAGAGATTCCCGGTTATTACTTGGCGATTACTCATTATGCAGATGAATTGCTGGCTGATTTGGAGCAGTTGTCAGGGTGGCCAGAGCGTGTTAAAGCCATGCAAGCGAATTGGATTGGGAAAAGCCTTGGTGTGGATATTGTTTTTCTGCCGGATGAAACATCTGGTATGCCACAGCCATTGAAAGTTTTTACAACGCGAGCAGATACATTAATGGGTGCAACCTATGTTGCTGTTGCAGCTGAGCATCCGGTGGCATTGCATGCTGCACAACGTCAGCCTGATTTGGCAGCCTTTATTGAATCCTGTCGTCAAGGCGCAACGATGGAGGCCGAGTTGGCCACCCAGGAAAAAAAGGGGATGGCAACAGGATTGTATGTGCTGCATCCATTAACTGGTGAACGTTTACCGGTGTGGGTCGCCAATTATGTACTCATGGGTTACGGTGAAGGAGCAGTCATGGCGGTGCCAGCACATGATGAGCGAGATTTTTCGTTTGCACGTCAATACTCTTTGCCAATTAAGCCGGTTATCCAACCAGAGCAAGGTGAATTAACGGCGCCGCTTGCTGAGGCATTTGTTGAGTATGGGGTGACTTTTGATTCTGGTGAGTTTTCTAGTTTGAAATCGGCAGATGCGGTCGATGCCGTTGCAGCAGCATTGCAACGGAAAGGGCAAGGTGAAAAACGAGTGCAATATCGTTTACGCGACTGGGGAATTTCCCGTCAACGTTACTGGGGTTGCCCAATCCCGCTAGTTCATTGCGATAGTTGCGGGGTTGTGCCGGTGCCAGATGATCAATTGCCTGTGATGCTGCCGGAAGATTTAGTGCCAGATGGCACGGGCAATCCACTGACTAAAACACCTGTTTTTTATGAATGTGCTTGTCCACGCTGTGGTCAGTCGGCGCGTCGTGAGACCGATACCATGGATACGTTTGTCGATTCTTCCTGGTATTTTATACGCTACGCTAGCCATGATCAGCAGACAGCGATGGCAGATCAACGTGCAAATTACTGGTTGCCGGTTGATCAATATATCGGCGGAATTGAGCATGCCATTTTGCATTTGTTATATGCCCGTTTCTGGAGCAAGGTGATGCGTGATCTTGGTTTGGTAGCGTTTGATGAGCCTTTTGCCAATTTGTTAACGCAAGGAATGGTGCTTAACGAGATATTTTTCCGCAAAACTGCAAGTGGGCGGTTGCAATATTTTAATCCGACAGAAGTAGATATCCAGCATGATGCAGATGGCAAAAGAATGGGAGCTGTGCTGCGAGCGGATGGTCAACCAGTTGAGTCTGCCGGAATTGGTACCATGTCGAAGTCAAAAAATAATGGTATTGATCCACAAGAAATTATTGAACAGTACGGGGCGGATACTGCACGTTTGTTCATGATGTTTGCTAGCCCACCTACGCAGACGCTGGAGTGGTCAGATGCTGGAGTTGAAGGAGCTTATCGTTTTCTTAAACGCTTGTGGCGATTAGTTTATCAGCATAAGCAACAAGGGGAAGGAAAGCTAGCAGCTGCTGATATGGTTTCTCCTCAAGAATATTCGGCTGAATTACGAGATTTACGCTATCAGCTACACCAAACAATCGCCAAGGTGACAGATGATCTCGAACGTCGTCATACGTTCAATACGGCAATTGCGGCGGTAATGGAATTAATGAATAAGTTGGCTAATGTACAAGAGGCAACTCCGGCTGCGTATCAATTGGCGCAGAAAGTATTGGAAAATAGCGTGCTGTTGCTCTCACCAATTGTGCCGCATATTTGCCATGTGTTATGGAGTGAGCTGCGTCCCGGCACGATGTTATTGGAACAGCCTTGGCCGCAAGTAGATGAACAAGCACTTATTCAAGATGAAATTGAGATGGTGGTACAAGTCAACGGCAAGCTACGGGGGCAGATACGAGTTGCCAAAGAAGCAGATCGGGCCACAATTGAGCAGCTAGCACTAGCGCATAAATTAGTACAAAAAAATATTGCTGAACGGCCAATCAGAAAGATTATTGTTGTGCCGGAAAGATTAGTTAATATTGTTGTATGA
- a CDS encoding LPS-assembly lipoprotein LptE, which yields MTPNTMPITLQRLLFVLLLSSLSACGFKLRGQVSELPFERVYISAPAGMTIGSELERVISTHTHAQIVKKAKKAEAIIQILYANREKRILSLSEGGKVREFELIYRVAARLLDTENVELASMPEIVLTRILPYLDAQELAKAAEEEMLYKDMQQDAVQQILRQMAAVSVE from the coding sequence ATGACACCAAATACTATGCCAATTACATTGCAGAGATTGCTATTTGTTTTACTGCTGTCCAGTTTATCTGCCTGTGGTTTCAAATTACGTGGTCAGGTTTCCGAATTACCTTTTGAGCGAGTGTATATTTCGGCTCCAGCCGGCATGACGATTGGTTCTGAGCTGGAACGAGTTATTTCTACGCATACGCATGCGCAGATAGTGAAGAAAGCTAAGAAGGCGGAAGCCATCATCCAGATTTTATATGCGAATCGAGAAAAAAGAATCTTGTCTCTTTCTGAAGGAGGCAAGGTGCGCGAATTTGAATTGATTTACCGAGTAGCAGCACGTTTGCTGGATACAGAAAATGTTGAATTGGCTTCCATGCCAGAGATCGTATTGACACGTATCCTGCCCTATCTGGATGCACAAGAGCTGGCCAAGGCTGCTGAAGAGGAAATGCTATATAAAGATATGCAGCAAGATGCGGTGCAACAAATATTGCGTCAAATGGCAGCAGTTTCTGTTGAGTAA